AGCTGGGCGCCGAGGTCACCTGGTCGAGCTGCAATATTTTCAGCACCCAGGACCACGCCGCCTGTGCGATCGCGAAGGCTGGCTTCGCCGTCTACGCCTGGAAGGGCATGACCGAAGAAGAGTTTGATTGGTGCATCGAGCAGACGCTGTTCTTCCCCAGCGGCAAGCCGATGAACCTGATCCTCGACGACGGCGGCGACCTGACCGCCATGGTTCACAACCGCTTCCCCGAGATGCTCGGCGAGATCCGCGGACTGAGCGAAGAGACGACCACGGGCGTCCATCGCCTCTACCAGATGCACGAGCGCGGCGAGCTGAAGGTCCCCGCGATCAACGTCAACGACTCGTGCACGAAGAGCAAGTTCGACAACCTGTACGGCTGCCGCGAGTCGCTGGCCGACGGTATCAAGCGGGCGACCGACGTGATGGTTGCCGGCAAGATCTGCGTCGTCGCCGGCTATGGCGACGTCGGCAAGGGCTCGGCTCAATCGCTCCGCGGCCTCGGCGCCCGCGTGCTGATCACCGAAATCGATCCGATCATCGCGCTGCAAGCAGCGATGGAAGGCTACCAAGTCGTCACCATGGAAGAGGCCGCTCCGCAGGGCGACATCTTCGTGACGACCACCGGCTGCCGTGACATCATCACCGGCGAGCACATGTCGAAGATGAAGAACGACGCCATCGTGTGCAACATTGGCCACTTCGATCTCGAGATCGACATGGCCTGGCTCAACGGCGAAGTGAAGGCTGGCCGCGGGACGAAGGAACGGATCAAGCCGGCCGATGTCGGCGCCGTCGACAAGTACACCCTGAAGAGCACCGGTCGCTCGATCATCATCCTGGCCGAAGGCCGCCTCGTGAACCTCGGCTGCGCCACCGGCCACCCGTCGTTCGTGATGAGCGCGAGCTTCACCAACCAGGTGCTGGCCCAACTCGCCCTGTGGCAACACACGAAGGACTACCCGCTGGGCGTCCACGTGCTGCCGAAGAAGCTCGACGAGGAAGTCGCTCGCCTCCACCTCGGCAAGCTCGGCGTGCAGCTGACGAAGCTGACCGCGAAGCAAGCCGAGTACCTCGGCATCCCGGTCGAAGGGCCGTACAAGCCTGAGTACTACCGGTACTAAGTCGTCATGCCGAATTGCCAACGCCAAACGCTGATCATACGCGGGAGCGGGTTCATCCCTGCTCCCGTA
This sequence is a window from Lacipirellula parvula. Protein-coding genes within it:
- the ahcY gene encoding adenosylhomocysteinase, with amino-acid sequence MSQVAAERLPYKVLDCSPEQFEKLAKWGRQEIELAQNEMPGLMALREKYGKSKPLAGARIAGCLHMTIQTAVLIETLAELGAEVTWSSCNIFSTQDHAACAIAKAGFAVYAWKGMTEEEFDWCIEQTLFFPSGKPMNLILDDGGDLTAMVHNRFPEMLGEIRGLSEETTTGVHRLYQMHERGELKVPAINVNDSCTKSKFDNLYGCRESLADGIKRATDVMVAGKICVVAGYGDVGKGSAQSLRGLGARVLITEIDPIIALQAAMEGYQVVTMEEAAPQGDIFVTTTGCRDIITGEHMSKMKNDAIVCNIGHFDLEIDMAWLNGEVKAGRGTKERIKPADVGAVDKYTLKSTGRSIIILAEGRLVNLGCATGHPSFVMSASFTNQVLAQLALWQHTKDYPLGVHVLPKKLDEEVARLHLGKLGVQLTKLTAKQAEYLGIPVEGPYKPEYYRY